The following proteins are co-located in the Myroides profundi genome:
- a CDS encoding DEAD/DEAH box helicase — protein MNKAEILKNLNIEALNEMQTKAFSAAQKNPNIILLSPTGSGKTVAFLMPLLERLDPAIRGVQAVILVPTRELALQIETVFKKMGTPFKINSCYGGHSTKTEIKNFSTPPAVLVGTPGRVAFHIEEFSFNTETVTSYVVDEFDKALEMGFQTDMDYIINSFDNISFRMLTSATALKKIPEFTGIVDPERIHFLKKTEVIPDLTFSQVISTAEEKLETVIKLIGKIGKDTILIFCNHRDAVARISETLTKKGVANSAFHGGMLQEDRERAIMKFRNKSAHILIATDLAARGLDIPEIGHVIHYQIPQKEDAFIHRNGRTARMKASGKAYVMITKEENIEFINPDMPIEDLDGSYTIDNKTDFKTIYISAGKKDKINKGDIVGYLIKTGGLTKEDIGVIDVRDTQAFVAVNTKKVKALLTALVDTRLKNKRVKIEIARD, from the coding sequence ATGAATAAAGCAGAGATACTTAAAAACTTAAATATTGAGGCATTAAATGAAATGCAAACCAAAGCATTTAGTGCAGCTCAGAAGAACCCAAATATTATCCTTCTTTCCCCTACAGGATCAGGTAAGACCGTTGCATTCTTAATGCCTTTGTTAGAACGATTAGACCCTGCTATCAGAGGAGTACAGGCAGTTATACTAGTGCCGACTAGAGAACTTGCTCTACAGATAGAGACTGTATTTAAGAAGATGGGAACACCTTTTAAGATTAACTCTTGTTATGGAGGGCATTCTACTAAAACAGAAATAAAGAATTTTAGCACACCACCAGCAGTATTAGTAGGTACACCAGGTCGAGTGGCTTTTCACATAGAAGAGTTTTCTTTTAACACAGAGACCGTGACTAGCTATGTAGTAGATGAGTTTGATAAAGCTCTAGAGATGGGCTTCCAGACTGATATGGATTATATCATCAATTCGTTTGATAATATCTCTTTCAGAATGCTTACATCAGCTACTGCTTTAAAGAAGATTCCTGAGTTTACTGGTATAGTAGATCCTGAGCGTATTCATTTCTTAAAGAAAACAGAAGTAATACCAGACCTAACTTTTAGTCAAGTTATTTCTACTGCAGAAGAGAAGTTAGAGACTGTGATTAAGCTTATCGGTAAGATAGGTAAGGACACTATTCTTATCTTCTGTAATCACCGTGATGCTGTAGCTCGTATTAGTGAGACATTGACTAAAAAAGGAGTTGCTAACAGTGCTTTTCACGGAGGAATGTTACAAGAAGATAGAGAACGTGCTATCATGAAGTTTAGAAATAAGAGTGCACATATCCTTATCGCAACAGACTTAGCTGCTAGAGGACTTGATATTCCTGAGATTGGTCATGTGATTCACTACCAGATACCACAGAAAGAAGATGCTTTTATTCATAGAAATGGACGTACTGCACGTATGAAGGCGTCAGGTAAAGCTTATGTGATGATCACCAAAGAGGAAAATATTGAATTCATCAACCCTGATATGCCGATAGAAGACCTTGATGGAAGCTATACTATCGACAATAAAACAGATTTTAAAACAATCTATATCAGTGCTGGTAAAAAAGATAAAATCAACAAAGGGGATATAGTAGGTTATTTAATCAAGACAGGAGGCTTGACCAAAGAGGATATAGGAGTGATAGATGTACGAGATACACAGGCTTTCGTAGCAGTGAATACAAAGAAAGTTAAGGCTCTACTGACTGCACTAGTAGATACAAGACTTAAAAATAAGAGAGTAAAGATAGAGATAGCTAGAGACTAA
- a CDS encoding DNA polymerase III subunit alpha → MLLNCHSYYSLRYGTIPIQRLVQLGKQYHISTMALTDINNLSGVYEFITACKEAAIKPIVGTEIRTEDVLHYILIAKNQEGFSEIGQFLTDINEGIITVSSIAPDFQNCFVIYPFSTVVPTLKEWEYIGVQNNQLSLLYAEKWRSLMDKLVVLHTVNHLNEEEYKLHCILRAIDKNTLLSKLTEKDCASPQDSFKSEEQIIADFKDYPELIENTQRLMSECNYSFSFKVPRNKKHYTEDKVSDLNLLKQLAYEGMVKIYGEDHTFAQERLAKELSVIDQLNFEGYFLITWDIIQYSNSQGYMHIGRGSGANSIVGYCLGITNVCPLELDLYFERFLNQNRKSPPDFDIDWSWNQRDDILQYIFTRYGKEHVAFCGAVSTFKYRSIIREIGKVYGLSKSELDTLTRNPIEDHEANSIVLLIHQYGQLLEGFPNQRTMHACGILISEDPITRYTALDFPPKGFPVVQFDMHTAEDIGFDKFDILSQRGIGHIDEATKLILQNQGIEVDIRNIALSKDEELCNQQLKIGNTIGCFYIESPAMRGLLRRLQCDNYKILVAASSIIRPGVAQSGMMQEYIYRHNHPNQFEYFHPVFKEQLGETYGIMVYQEDVIKIALHYGGLPAADGDILRRAMSGKSRSLAGLQAVKDRFFEHCDLKGHPRALSEEIYRQIESFAGYSFCKAHSASYAIESYQSLYLKTYYPLEFITAVINNEGGFYRTEVYIHEAAMSGAHVLPPCINSSELQTTLIGKELFLGLKLIEGLNIELLKAILKERKVSGRYESLYDFIQRISIAMDSLQKLIFIGAFQSFGKQKNELLIQAKLLLSKKEPTPTLTLLQEPIQEYTFPTLTRSVYEDAFDELELLGFPISCMPFDLLKTKFRGDVMVCDLLHHHKKTVRMLGYLIARKHVPTSKGSMYFGTWIDANGHYFDTVHFPDSLEEYPFVGGGCYLLLGTVEVEYHFPNVQILKMARLPFMTDPRYHYEDEHHQTTASKVKEDVSLTHRQPYPKASEINLPRHRMKFK, encoded by the coding sequence ATGCTCTTAAACTGTCATTCATATTATAGCTTGCGTTATGGGACTATTCCTATACAGCGTCTTGTACAACTAGGTAAGCAATATCATATTAGTACAATGGCGCTGACTGATATCAATAATCTAAGTGGTGTATATGAGTTTATTACAGCTTGTAAAGAGGCAGCTATCAAACCAATAGTAGGGACTGAAATCAGAACTGAGGATGTATTACACTATATTCTCATTGCTAAAAACCAAGAAGGCTTTAGTGAAATAGGTCAGTTCTTGACGGATATAAATGAAGGGATTATTACAGTATCGTCTATTGCTCCAGACTTTCAAAACTGTTTTGTGATTTATCCATTCTCAACTGTGGTTCCTACTCTAAAAGAATGGGAATATATCGGAGTACAAAATAATCAACTTTCTCTACTCTATGCAGAGAAGTGGAGATCATTAATGGATAAGCTAGTTGTTCTTCATACAGTCAATCACTTGAATGAAGAAGAATATAAACTACACTGTATCCTACGTGCAATAGATAAGAATACTCTACTCTCTAAATTAACGGAGAAAGACTGCGCTTCTCCTCAAGATAGTTTTAAATCTGAAGAACAAATCATAGCAGATTTTAAAGACTATCCTGAGCTGATAGAGAACACTCAAAGACTAATGAGTGAGTGCAATTATTCTTTTTCTTTTAAAGTTCCTAGAAATAAAAAACACTATACTGAAGATAAGGTTAGTGACTTGAATTTATTAAAACAACTAGCCTATGAAGGGATGGTCAAAATATATGGAGAAGATCATACTTTTGCCCAAGAACGATTAGCTAAAGAACTCAGTGTAATAGACCAACTTAACTTTGAGGGGTATTTTCTGATTACCTGGGACATTATTCAGTATAGCAATAGTCAAGGCTATATGCATATCGGGCGGGGTAGTGGTGCCAATAGTATAGTGGGCTATTGTCTTGGCATTACTAATGTATGTCCTTTAGAGTTAGACTTGTACTTCGAGCGCTTTTTAAATCAGAATAGAAAGTCTCCTCCTGATTTTGATATTGATTGGTCTTGGAATCAACGGGATGATATCCTTCAATACATCTTTACGCGATATGGAAAAGAGCACGTGGCGTTCTGTGGTGCAGTATCTACTTTTAAATATCGCTCTATTATTAGAGAAATAGGGAAAGTGTACGGGCTATCTAAGAGCGAATTAGACACGCTAACGCGTAATCCTATAGAAGATCATGAAGCGAACAGTATCGTGCTTCTAATCCATCAATATGGTCAACTGTTAGAAGGTTTTCCTAATCAGCGTACAATGCATGCTTGTGGTATTTTGATTTCGGAGGATCCTATTACTCGCTATACTGCATTAGACTTTCCACCTAAGGGATTTCCTGTGGTACAGTTTGATATGCATACTGCTGAAGATATTGGTTTTGATAAATTTGATATCCTTAGCCAACGAGGCATAGGTCATATAGATGAAGCTACTAAACTCATTCTTCAGAATCAAGGAATAGAAGTTGATATTCGAAATATTGCTTTATCTAAAGATGAAGAGCTGTGTAACCAACAGTTAAAAATAGGTAATACGATTGGCTGTTTTTATATAGAAAGCCCTGCTATGCGTGGATTATTAAGAAGATTACAATGTGATAATTACAAAATACTAGTAGCAGCTTCTTCTATTATACGCCCTGGGGTAGCACAGAGTGGGATGATGCAAGAATATATCTATCGCCATAACCACCCTAATCAATTTGAATACTTTCATCCTGTATTTAAAGAACAATTAGGCGAAACCTATGGCATCATGGTCTATCAAGAAGATGTGATCAAAATAGCGTTACACTACGGCGGACTACCTGCGGCTGATGGAGATATTCTGCGCAGGGCGATGAGTGGTAAAAGCCGTTCTCTAGCAGGGTTACAGGCTGTGAAAGATAGGTTCTTCGAGCATTGTGATCTTAAAGGACATCCTAGAGCACTTAGTGAAGAAATATACAGGCAGATAGAGTCATTCGCAGGGTATTCTTTTTGTAAAGCCCACTCTGCTTCTTATGCCATAGAGAGTTATCAAAGTCTATATCTTAAAACCTATTACCCATTAGAATTTATCACTGCGGTTATCAATAATGAAGGAGGGTTCTATCGCACAGAAGTTTATATACACGAAGCAGCGATGTCAGGTGCTCATGTATTGCCTCCTTGTATTAACTCTAGTGAATTACAAACTACTTTAATAGGTAAAGAGCTATTCTTAGGGTTAAAACTTATAGAGGGATTAAATATAGAGTTGCTTAAAGCTATTTTAAAAGAGAGAAAAGTCAGTGGTAGATATGAATCTCTCTATGACTTTATACAGCGTATTTCTATAGCGATGGACTCTTTACAGAAGTTAATATTCATCGGTGCTTTTCAATCCTTTGGCAAACAAAAGAATGAGTTATTGATTCAGGCAAAACTACTGTTGAGTAAAAAGGAGCCAACTCCTACACTTACTTTATTACAAGAACCTATACAGGAATACACCTTTCCGACCTTAACGCGCTCTGTATATGAAGACGCATTTGATGAGTTAGAGTTGTTGGGCTTTCCTATTTCTTGTATGCCTTTTGATTTATTAAAAACGAAGTTTAGAGGAGATGTAATGGTCTGTGACTTACTACACCATCATAAGAAAACAGTAAGAATGCTCGGTTACTTAATTGCTCGTAAGCACGTACCTACTTCTAAAGGGAGTATGTACTTCGGTACTTGGATAGACGCAAATGGACATTATTTTGACACTGTACACTTCCCTGATAGTTTAGAGGAATATCCTTTCGTAGGGGGTGGTTGTTATTTGTTATTAGGAACGGTGGAGGTAGAATATCACTTTCCCAATGTACAGATTCTAAAAATGGCAAGATTGCCTTTTATGACTGACCCTCGTTATCACTATGAGGATGAACACCATCAGACTACAGCATCAAAGGTAAAAGAAGATGTGAGTCTTACTCATCGCCAGCCTTATCCTAAAGCGTCTGAAATTAATCTACCGCGTCATAGAATGAAGTTTAAATAA
- the dinB gene encoding DNA polymerase IV, which translates to MLLFIASNIHIIANIDSNFVKDFLIISIMERAIAHLDLDTFFVSCERLVDSSLNGLPVIIGGGDRGVVSSCSYEARQFGVRSAMPIRMATRLCPQAIVRKGDMQLYSKMSHLVTDIITEKAPVMEKASIDEFYLDLTGMDKFFGSALWIKELTQTIQHESGLPLSYALSINKTVSKIGTGEAKPKGALNITAPEVQPFLNPLSIRKIPMLGEVSYTLLSRIGIRNIQTLSEMPHQILHKLLGKNGIDLWKKANGIDLTPVEPYRERKSISSEHTFDQDTIDIPMLKSIFTGMVEKLAYQLRSEEWLTSIITVKIRYTNFDTETKQTRIAYTSADHTLIKLVHELFDKVFQRRMRLRLIGVQFSGLVRGTYQMNLFEDTEEMMALYQAMDRMKKRYGVDAVVRCSGAFLKMKKE; encoded by the coding sequence TTGCTATTATTTATAGCATCAAATATACATATTATTGCTAATATAGATAGTAATTTCGTGAAAGATTTTTTAATTATTTCTATTATGGAAAGGGCGATTGCACATTTAGATTTAGATACTTTCTTTGTGTCTTGTGAGCGTTTAGTAGATTCTTCTCTAAATGGGCTACCTGTCATTATCGGTGGAGGAGATCGCGGAGTCGTCTCTAGTTGTTCTTATGAAGCAAGGCAATTCGGGGTGAGGTCTGCCATGCCTATTCGTATGGCTACTCGTCTATGTCCACAAGCCATCGTCCGAAAAGGAGATATGCAGTTATACTCTAAGATGTCTCATCTCGTTACGGATATTATTACAGAGAAGGCCCCCGTTATGGAAAAGGCGAGTATAGATGAGTTCTACCTAGATCTAACAGGAATGGACAAATTCTTTGGGTCAGCACTTTGGATTAAAGAATTGACACAAACGATACAACACGAATCTGGATTACCTCTAAGTTATGCTTTATCTATTAATAAAACGGTCTCTAAAATAGGGACAGGAGAGGCTAAGCCTAAAGGGGCTCTCAATATTACAGCGCCTGAGGTACAGCCCTTTCTCAATCCGTTGTCTATTCGCAAAATCCCTATGTTAGGAGAAGTTAGCTATACGCTACTTTCTCGCATTGGTATTCGGAATATACAGACATTATCTGAAATGCCACATCAAATACTCCATAAGTTATTGGGTAAAAATGGTATAGACTTATGGAAAAAAGCTAATGGTATTGACCTTACTCCTGTAGAACCCTATAGAGAGCGAAAGTCTATTTCGTCTGAACACACTTTTGACCAAGATACCATAGACATCCCTATGCTCAAATCTATCTTTACAGGTATGGTGGAGAAGCTGGCTTATCAGTTGCGTTCTGAAGAATGGCTTACTTCTATCATTACTGTCAAAATACGCTATACGAACTTTGATACAGAAACTAAACAAACTCGGATAGCTTATACATCAGCAGATCATACACTTATTAAACTAGTACATGAGTTATTTGATAAAGTATTTCAAAGAAGAATGCGCCTTCGCCTTATAGGTGTTCAGTTTAGCGGATTGGTACGAGGGACATATCAAATGAACTTATTCGAAGATACAGAAGAGATGATGGCGCTCTATCAGGCAATGGATAGAATGAAGAAACGCTATGGTGTAGATGCTGTAGTAAGGTGTTCTGGTGCTTTCTTGAAAATGAAGAAAGAGTGA
- a CDS encoding XRE family transcriptional regulator translates to MSFLSDNIRYLRAQKIMSQQKVADELMITRARYSKYEEGASEPPLEVLLRISRFFHVSVDLMISVDLRKVPMQDLLKLEDNRILLPIMVDPHGNNFIEIIPHKARAGYLTGYADPEFIQNLDQISLPFLKEGKYRAFPIEGDSMPPHQEGSFIIGSYIERLDYIRNGHTYIIITANEGVVYKRVYRIDDETLELHSDNTFYEPYRIKAYDVLEIWEYASSIATEEFKPEDLGEPDTKAMFQEIRHMLGEVIKKVK, encoded by the coding sequence ATGTCGTTTTTATCAGATAATATAAGGTATCTACGTGCTCAGAAGATCATGTCTCAGCAGAAAGTAGCAGATGAGTTAATGATAACTCGTGCACGTTATTCAAAGTATGAAGAGGGAGCCTCTGAGCCACCTTTAGAAGTATTATTGCGTATTTCTCGTTTCTTTCATGTCAGTGTAGACTTGATGATTTCTGTTGATTTGCGCAAGGTTCCTATGCAAGATTTACTAAAGCTTGAGGACAACCGTATTCTATTGCCTATTATGGTAGATCCTCATGGCAATAACTTTATTGAGATTATTCCTCATAAAGCAAGAGCAGGATATTTGACAGGGTATGCAGATCCAGAGTTTATTCAGAACCTAGATCAGATCTCTCTTCCATTCCTAAAAGAAGGGAAGTATAGAGCCTTTCCTATAGAAGGGGACTCTATGCCTCCACATCAGGAAGGTTCTTTTATCATTGGTAGTTATATCGAGCGTCTAGATTATATCCGAAACGGACATACATATATCATCATTACAGCGAATGAAGGAGTGGTGTATAAACGCGTGTATCGCATAGATGATGAGACGTTAGAACTACACTCAGACAATACCTTTTATGAGCCTTATCGCATTAAAGCATATGATGTATTAGAAATATGGGAATATGCGAGTAGTATCGCTACAGAAGAATTTAAACCAGAAGACCTAGGAGAACCAGATACTAAGGCAATGTTCCAAGAGATCAGACATATGCTAGGAGAGGTGATTAAGAAAGTGAAATAA
- a CDS encoding 2,3-butanediol dehydrogenase — MSTMKAARWYAAKDIRVEQTEIPTPAKGQVKVAVQYAGICGSDLHEYVHGPQLIPLDKPYPLNGHQGVTTLGHEFSGIVEELGEGVKNIKVGDRVVIEPIYKNFDSPFVASGEYNLGEHLGFIGLAGNGGFAKYVVVEDYMIHKIPDTMSFEQGALVEPAAVAVYSVLQSGLKVGQTVLVSGAGPIGLLCAQAALAAGASTVIVTDVAEKRLEKAKEIGATHVFNAMEADLPAKIKALTGGLGVNVFLDCAGVQASYNTGIASTRNGGTAVLVALFGKPVQHDALDQVLREITVKGVIAYRNIFPEVINLIDSGRMEVEKLVTNKIGLDEIVTNGFEALVSNPEQVKILIDINR; from the coding sequence ATGAGCACAATGAAAGCAGCACGCTGGTATGCAGCCAAAGATATTAGAGTAGAACAAACAGAAATCCCTACTCCAGCTAAAGGACAGGTAAAAGTAGCAGTTCAATATGCAGGTATCTGTGGATCAGACTTACACGAATATGTACACGGGCCTCAATTAATTCCATTAGACAAACCTTATCCATTAAATGGTCATCAAGGTGTAACTACTTTAGGACATGAGTTCTCAGGTATCGTTGAAGAATTAGGAGAAGGTGTAAAAAATATTAAAGTAGGGGATCGTGTAGTAATTGAGCCTATCTATAAAAACTTCGATAGCCCATTCGTAGCTTCTGGAGAATACAACTTAGGAGAACACTTAGGTTTCATCGGATTAGCAGGTAATGGAGGATTTGCTAAATACGTAGTGGTAGAAGATTATATGATTCACAAAATTCCTGATACGATGTCTTTTGAACAAGGTGCTTTAGTAGAGCCTGCTGCAGTAGCTGTATACTCAGTACTACAGAGTGGTCTAAAAGTAGGACAGACAGTATTAGTATCTGGTGCAGGACCTATCGGGCTACTATGTGCTCAAGCAGCTTTAGCAGCTGGTGCGTCTACTGTGATCGTTACAGATGTGGCAGAGAAACGCTTAGAGAAAGCAAAAGAAATCGGAGCTACTCATGTATTCAATGCTATGGAAGCTGATCTTCCTGCTAAGATTAAAGCCTTGACTGGTGGTCTAGGAGTTAATGTATTCTTAGACTGTGCTGGTGTACAAGCTTCTTATAATACAGGTATTGCTTCTACTCGTAATGGAGGTACTGCTGTATTAGTTGCTTTATTCGGAAAACCAGTTCAACACGATGCTTTAGATCAAGTATTAAGAGAGATTACTGTAAAAGGGGTTATCGCTTATAGAAATATCTTCCCAGAAGTAATTAACTTAATCGACTCTGGTCGTATGGAGGTAGAAAAACTAGTGACAAATAAAATTGGTTTAGATGAGATTGTAACAAATGGTTTTGAAGCCTTAGTAAGCAATCCAGAACAAGTTAAAATTCTTATTGATATCAATAGATAG
- a CDS encoding GNAT family N-acetyltransferase, translated as MDIELTSTPKKEDLEAISEGIKSYNQNYLPDNVVFENDIRFAVFAKDKKGKVVGGIRACAFWNYCIIELLWLSEETRGLGIGRKLMKAAEEFALDKGFRYMRTETLSFQARPFYEKLGYRVFGELADYPKGHTTYCLVKELK; from the coding sequence ATGGATATTGAATTAACTTCTACCCCAAAAAAAGAAGACTTAGAAGCTATTAGTGAGGGGATTAAAAGCTATAATCAAAATTATCTTCCAGATAATGTAGTATTTGAAAATGATATAAGATTTGCAGTTTTTGCAAAAGATAAAAAAGGAAAAGTTGTAGGAGGTATCAGAGCTTGTGCTTTTTGGAATTACTGTATCATTGAACTCCTATGGCTTTCTGAAGAAACTCGAGGATTAGGAATCGGTAGAAAGCTAATGAAAGCTGCTGAAGAATTCGCTTTAGATAAGGGATTTAGATATATGAGAACCGAAACATTAAGCTTTCAAGCTCGCCCATTTTATGAAAAACTTGGATACAGAGTTTTTGGTGAATTGGCTGATTATCCAAAAGGCCATACTACTTACTGTTTAGTAAAGGAACTTAAATAG
- a CDS encoding ABC-three component system protein, whose protein sequence is MLAKLRLDQTKKYEQAIVTYEIAVMLVDFALGRSHYLSIGSEQGDISTWDDIVIEKDKNSQIHIQIKRQTSGDFGSKNDECIRNKYSRGERKDLERDLSPLDETLKSLANWCKDIDISNISPKREFWIELPELNTQIKNGLQIRNLKDLCEVQIKPAVTTADMLQTQASTDTNIKNCFDWLTTWCEFENWEHILKALTFLKIKNSGLESDIECKTEDKLKEIFISDKLQEIRLKILSYTIDNTTFSGAISPRNLLFQLKEYIRSDIKIWTQIDHIDNNWQIMGIHDLESNTEIERPCKTIPLLWSNERSRNLNINIAKVNDPLTPIHESIFQLAIHLDGNVNGFCANWDGWKVYIENKIGGTFGVREDDFEGIRISNNNASFNASGGKIMNTHAEREAFAKEMNHQMTKETWKLVSEKISWRISQMVTSQSPELRDAVEVRWNVWQDIITKDESILIPLLKRIVHPNAEGEEILGHLRIGPKTKLLIADALFTCLLISVALGSIDAGIMKTEDGLSIGAIGLSWWSGPAGKTRKIRRIDEEESIDDLIGKETYDILILSESEQPEGEIYKQSISDSVKIDHSLAAGNNPKLLITKNRIFNSIIKKGSIDELKTYLKQKLKIYNDSLIETLNNNIS, encoded by the coding sequence ATGCTAGCCAAATTAAGATTAGACCAAACTAAAAAATATGAACAAGCTATTGTAACCTATGAAATTGCGGTTATGCTAGTTGATTTTGCATTAGGTAGAAGCCATTATTTGAGTATAGGTTCAGAACAAGGTGACATATCTACATGGGATGATATAGTTATCGAAAAAGACAAAAATTCACAAATTCATATACAGATTAAAAGACAAACATCAGGGGATTTTGGTAGTAAAAATGACGAATGTATTAGAAATAAATATTCAAGAGGTGAGCGAAAAGATTTAGAACGGGATTTATCGCCTTTGGATGAAACCTTAAAAAGCTTGGCAAATTGGTGTAAGGATATTGACATTTCTAATATTAGTCCTAAGAGAGAATTTTGGATTGAATTACCAGAGTTAAATACTCAGATTAAAAACGGTCTTCAGATAAGAAATTTAAAAGATTTATGCGAAGTCCAAATAAAACCAGCCGTTACAACTGCTGATATGTTACAAACTCAAGCAAGTACAGATACAAATATAAAAAATTGCTTTGACTGGTTAACAACATGGTGTGAATTTGAAAATTGGGAGCACATTTTAAAAGCCTTGACGTTTCTAAAAATAAAAAATTCGGGATTGGAATCTGATATTGAATGTAAGACAGAAGACAAATTGAAAGAAATATTTATCTCGGATAAACTACAAGAAATACGATTAAAAATCCTTTCCTACACTATTGATAATACTACATTTTCAGGTGCCATTTCCCCTCGAAATTTATTATTCCAACTCAAAGAATATATTCGCTCAGATATCAAAATTTGGACACAAATTGATCACATAGATAATAATTGGCAGATTATGGGTATCCATGATTTAGAAAGTAATACTGAGATAGAAAGACCATGTAAAACAATACCGTTACTCTGGTCAAATGAAAGGAGTAGAAACTTAAATATTAATATTGCAAAAGTAAATGACCCGCTTACTCCAATTCACGAAAGTATATTTCAACTGGCAATTCATTTAGATGGAAATGTAAACGGTTTTTGTGCAAATTGGGATGGATGGAAAGTATATATTGAAAATAAAATTGGAGGGACATTCGGAGTTCGGGAAGATGATTTTGAAGGAATTCGCATTTCCAATAATAATGCCTCATTTAATGCTAGTGGAGGTAAGATTATGAATACTCATGCAGAACGTGAGGCTTTTGCAAAAGAAATGAATCATCAAATGACTAAAGAAACATGGAAGTTAGTTTCTGAAAAAATATCATGGAGAATATCCCAAATGGTGACTAGCCAATCACCAGAGTTAAGAGATGCAGTTGAAGTACGCTGGAATGTCTGGCAAGATATTATAACTAAAGATGAATCAATACTAATCCCTCTTTTAAAAAGAATTGTACATCCTAATGCTGAAGGAGAGGAAATATTGGGGCACTTACGAATAGGTCCAAAGACAAAATTACTAATAGCAGATGCTTTATTTACCTGCTTACTTATTTCAGTGGCTTTAGGTTCTATTGATGCAGGTATTATGAAAACCGAAGATGGATTAAGTATTGGAGCTATAGGATTGAGTTGGTGGAGTGGACCCGCTGGAAAGACAAGAAAAATTAGACGAATTGATGAGGAGGAGTCAATAGATGACCTTATTGGTAAAGAAACATATGATATTCTAATTCTTTCAGAAAGTGAACAACCAGAAGGTGAGATTTACAAACAATCAATTAGTGACTCAGTTAAAATTGATCATTCCTTAGCAGCTGGAAATAACCCGAAATTATTAATAACCAAAAACCGAATCTTTAATTCAATTATCAAAAAAGGAAGTATTGATGAACTTAAAACCTATCTAAAACAAAAACTTAAAATTTATAACGACTCACTTATTGAAACTTTAAATAATAACATATCATGA
- a CDS encoding ABC-three component system middle component 1, whose product MTFDQFAYYIHHQIEARFSIKSQGTIEEEMIEVASEKLQNKKLIRFFRTIETSEPSLKTLLVVGINSDNHLKDVLQWAALCKELLLDPETADIYLAIIWTEGTQPSIEECLRIEASEVFCRKFVLRPDETKESFVERTFITKVDAPTPLDLGQDPLISAFSVLEQEFAWFNDEEKIKWREAFSSGMSSFDLFNILINNQSESNEAS is encoded by the coding sequence ATGACTTTTGACCAATTTGCATACTATATCCATCACCAGATTGAAGCTCGTTTTTCAATAAAAAGTCAAGGGACAATTGAAGAAGAGATGATCGAGGTAGCTTCTGAAAAGCTTCAAAACAAAAAACTAATTCGCTTTTTTCGTACTATAGAAACTTCCGAACCATCTCTCAAAACGCTACTTGTAGTAGGTATTAATTCAGATAACCATCTAAAAGATGTCTTACAATGGGCTGCATTATGCAAAGAGTTACTTTTAGATCCTGAAACTGCTGATATCTATCTTGCTATCATATGGACAGAAGGAACTCAGCCCTCAATTGAAGAATGTTTAAGGATAGAGGCCAGTGAAGTTTTTTGTCGAAAATTTGTATTACGCCCAGATGAAACAAAAGAATCGTTTGTCGAAAGAACATTTATCACAAAAGTTGATGCTCCAACTCCGTTGGATTTAGGCCAAGATCCGCTTATTTCAGCTTTTTCAGTCTTAGAACAAGAATTCGCATGGTTTAATGATGAGGAAAAAATCAAGTGGCGAGAGGCATTTAGTTCTGGCATGTCAAGTTTTGACCTTTTTAATATATTGATAAATAACCAATCAGAAAGTAATGAAGCATCTTAA